The following coding sequences lie in one Bacteroidota bacterium genomic window:
- a CDS encoding T9SS type A sorting domain-containing protein, translating into MKKIYTLIATVAVVFSATAQRTNTNLPSIARTPVINTDASRATGDTVFYFDGNAFYGLGISATSTPPFAFANDDVDGAAPNAAMTPWNPVTDWKFFYEELALPGDTNFFMGATSWLSPLGMSDDWFAVGPITIPAAGAVASWKHNMPDGAYRDGYKVFVSTTGLTNYTDFTNPAIFTVTDMDASTAGDTVNTPYNVFATRTASLAAFAGQDIYIGIQHQANDMFILYMDDLLVVEMPAGVNEFVNGAKLFQNMPNPASSFSTINYELENNAQVSLNVYDVTGKVVSTLSLGEQNAGTHNMNYSVENLSAGVYYYSLTVNNATTAAMKMVVIK; encoded by the coding sequence ATGAAAAAAATTTACACGCTTATTGCTACTGTAGCGGTAGTTTTTTCTGCAACTGCGCAGAGAACAAACACAAATCTTCCAAGTATTGCTAGAACTCCTGTAATCAATACAGATGCTTCTAGAGCAACTGGAGATACTGTATTTTATTTTGACGGAAATGCTTTCTATGGTTTAGGTATCAGTGCTACAAGTACTCCTCCATTTGCATTTGCTAATGATGACGTTGATGGTGCAGCACCAAATGCAGCAATGACTCCATGGAATCCGGTTACTGATTGGAAATTTTTCTATGAAGAATTAGCGTTACCAGGAGATACAAACTTCTTTATGGGTGCTACTTCTTGGTTAAGCCCACTTGGAATGTCTGATGATTGGTTCGCTGTTGGACCTATAACAATTCCTGCTGCTGGTGCAGTTGCTTCTTGGAAACACAACATGCCTGATGGTGCTTACCGTGATGGATACAAAGTGTTTGTTTCAACAACAGGTTTAACTAACTACACAGATTTCACGAACCCTGCAATCTTCACAGTTACAGATATGGATGCTTCTACAGCTGGTGATACAGTAAATACTCCATACAATGTATTTGCTACAAGAACTGCTAGTTTAGCTGCTTTCGCTGGTCAAGATATCTACATTGGTATCCAACACCAAGCAAATGACATGTTCATTTTGTACATGGATGATCTTTTGGTAGTTGAAATGCCTGCAGGAGTGAATGAATTTGTGAACGGTGCTAAATTGTTCCAAAACATGCCAAACCCTGCTAGCTCTTTCTCTACAATCAACTACGAATTAGAGAACAATGCTCAAGTTTCATTAAATGTATATGATGTTACAGGAAAAGTTGTTTCTACTTTAAGCTTAGGTGAGCAAAATGCTGGAACTCATAACATGAACTACAGTGTAGAAAACCTTTCTGCTGGTGTTTATTACTATTCTTTAACAGTTAATAATGCTACTACAGCAGCTATGAAAATGGTTGTTATCAAGTAA
- a CDS encoding T9SS type A sorting domain-containing protein yields MKKLYTLLAFTALAVTANAQSSDAGKATPISTMPFVHTASADRILNPDTTGLVNFVDFLPEFAPSGNAVIYGYLGGGFIYGNNVSANVLRICGQGYDNLGPIPVKVIGALLWFGGQESDMGSSVTSKVVISGFDVTANRSRNTNGSGTFNSTVNNWPGPAATAKCSADLLFSDIDTLGFNYVPFTTPATFVDDFALVMDVTNLATGDTVGLVSDDKNDALNIDLTWHKIGTNWYVTDQLFSPAGSPDFGSGGLDNNIAMWAVVADATGVNEFFNGMKLTTYPNPAVNNVSVEYTLENASTGVSLVVFAPNGTKVIENVYGNQNAGTYKVNVDASNLAAGTYFYQLNAGGRHFTKQLVITK; encoded by the coding sequence ATGAAAAAACTTTACACATTACTTGCTTTTACTGCGCTTGCGGTTACAGCAAATGCACAAAGTTCAGATGCGGGAAAAGCTACCCCTATCTCTACAATGCCTTTTGTTCACACTGCTTCTGCAGACAGAATTTTGAATCCGGATACAACCGGATTGGTAAACTTTGTTGATTTCTTGCCAGAATTTGCTCCATCTGGAAACGCTGTTATCTATGGTTATTTAGGTGGTGGATTTATTTATGGTAACAATGTCAGCGCAAACGTGTTGAGAATTTGTGGTCAAGGTTATGATAACTTAGGTCCTATTCCTGTTAAAGTTATCGGAGCTTTATTGTGGTTTGGTGGTCAAGAAAGCGACATGGGAAGTTCTGTAACTTCTAAAGTTGTAATCAGTGGTTTTGACGTAACTGCTAACAGATCAAGAAACACAAACGGAAGTGGTACATTTAACTCTACTGTTAACAACTGGCCTGGACCAGCTGCAACTGCGAAATGTTCAGCAGATTTGCTTTTCTCTGACATTGATACTTTAGGTTTTAACTACGTACCTTTCACTACTCCTGCTACTTTTGTTGATGATTTCGCATTAGTAATGGATGTTACAAACTTAGCTACTGGTGATACAGTTGGTTTAGTAAGTGATGATAAAAATGATGCATTAAACATCGATTTAACTTGGCATAAAATCGGAACAAACTGGTATGTAACAGATCAGTTGTTCTCACCTGCTGGTAGTCCGGATTTCGGTTCTGGTGGATTGGATAACAATATCGCAATGTGGGCTGTTGTTGCTGATGCAACTGGTGTTAATGAATTCTTTAACGGAATGAAATTGACAACTTACCCTAACCCTGCAGTTAACAATGTATCTGTTGAATATACATTAGAAAACGCTTCTACTGGTGTTAGCTTAGTTGTTTTTGCACCAAATGGTACAAAAGTAATTGAAAATGTTTACGGTAACCAAAATGCTGGAACATATAAAGTAAACGTTGATGCTTCTAACTTAGCTGCTGGTACTTATTTCTACCAGTTAAATGCAGGTGGAAGACACTTCACAAAACAATTAGTAATTACTAAATAA
- a CDS encoding T9SS type A sorting domain-containing protein translates to MKKIYLLSFSMLFSAGIWAQKSVSKMAASSVMTTADADEMTITPYPGDNRAPFDILWSQDFGSTPMGGIPTGWTQAGANQIWKKSMIGSTGCFGTSTSTLASPTASNGVLMYDADSLNEANTGDCTGGTYTPLSGEIISETIDLTGEPNVRLEFRQYFRLCCSPTTTFLIASVSADGGGTWTDYNVKGTTGINSYNPNNELVSINVSAAIGGSNNVKVKFRFDSGLGVYFWQIDDIQIIEGPLNDVKLERVYNDFSYEDGGYYTQTPAGQVAPITFRGAILNDGFQAQTTVNMNVTITGAGTYSQNSNTITSFPLYGRDTLLITTPTFNPTAVGLYTMAHTVSQTETDELLSNNTITRAIRVSDTVYARDNGVIGAGITNSLSPSDYVGGDVDASVIATLYEFPANGVITTASAYVATSTQNGASFDFVLYNIDGTGTFVEVASSDIYNVATAADKNKWVTMPFITPGGPYPVLAGESYVIGVRVYGAPAFDLDILNDLTLEGTQPAQTTFVDAGGTGTWGWIQKAPFLHLNVEAINAGVNENDAANAVLHQNIPNPVVSSTAVNFEIVNANTVSLSLYDVTGKLIKSIDQGKLAAGMHTIVLETSDIDAGVYFYTLTVGEQQLTKKLTVMKN, encoded by the coding sequence ATGAAAAAAATATACCTTTTATCTTTTTCAATGCTTTTTTCTGCCGGAATATGGGCGCAAAAAAGTGTTTCGAAAATGGCAGCAAGTTCAGTGATGACAACTGCGGATGCTGACGAAATGACGATTACACCTTATCCGGGAGATAACCGTGCACCATTCGATATTCTTTGGTCGCAAGACTTTGGATCCACTCCAATGGGAGGAATTCCTACCGGGTGGACACAAGCTGGTGCCAACCAAATTTGGAAAAAATCAATGATTGGTTCAACCGGCTGTTTCGGAACATCCACTTCAACACTTGCCTCACCTACGGCTTCCAATGGTGTGTTAATGTACGATGCGGATTCTTTGAATGAAGCGAATACAGGTGATTGTACAGGCGGGACCTATACTCCGTTGTCAGGTGAAATCATTAGTGAAACGATTGATCTTACTGGTGAACCCAATGTTCGATTGGAATTTAGACAATATTTTAGATTGTGCTGTTCACCAACAACAACCTTTTTAATAGCTTCAGTTAGTGCTGATGGTGGAGGGACTTGGACGGATTATAATGTGAAAGGAACAACCGGAATCAATAGTTATAATCCAAACAACGAACTCGTTTCAATCAATGTTAGCGCTGCCATTGGCGGGTCTAACAATGTAAAAGTGAAATTTAGATTTGATAGCGGATTAGGCGTTTACTTTTGGCAAATTGATGACATTCAAATTATTGAAGGGCCACTCAATGACGTGAAATTGGAGCGTGTGTACAACGATTTTAGTTACGAAGATGGTGGTTATTATACCCAAACTCCTGCTGGACAAGTTGCTCCTATCACCTTCAGAGGTGCAATTTTAAATGATGGATTTCAAGCGCAAACAACTGTGAATATGAACGTAACCATTACCGGTGCCGGAACCTACAGTCAAAATAGTAATACCATCACCAGCTTCCCACTTTATGGAAGAGATACGTTGTTAATTACTACTCCAACATTTAATCCTACAGCGGTTGGGTTGTACACCATGGCGCATACCGTTTCACAGACTGAAACGGATGAGTTACTTTCAAACAACACCATCACTCGCGCAATCAGAGTTTCTGATACTGTTTATGCAAGAGATAATGGTGTGATTGGAGCAGGTATTACCAACTCTTTAAGTCCATCCGATTACGTTGGAGGAGATGTGGATGCGTCTGTTATTGCAACCTTATATGAGTTTCCTGCGAACGGTGTAATTACTACTGCATCGGCTTACGTTGCTACATCTACTCAAAATGGAGCATCTTTTGATTTTGTTTTGTATAATATCGATGGGACAGGAACATTTGTTGAAGTAGCATCTTCTGACATTTACAATGTTGCAACAGCTGCAGACAAAAACAAATGGGTAACCATGCCATTCATTACTCCTGGTGGTCCATATCCTGTTCTTGCTGGTGAGTCCTATGTGATTGGTGTACGTGTTTACGGTGCGCCTGCATTTGATTTGGATATCCTTAACGACTTGACCTTAGAAGGAACTCAACCGGCTCAAACAACGTTTGTGGATGCTGGTGGAACAGGGACTTGGGGATGGATTCAGAAAGCTCCATTTTTGCATTTAAACGTAGAGGCAATCAATGCAGGTGTTAACGAAAATGATGCTGCAAATGCAGTATTGCACCAAAATATTCCTAATCCGGTTGTATCTTCTACAGCAGTGAACTTTGAAATTGTAAATGCGAATACGGTTTCTTTGTCGCTTTATGATGTAACAGGAAAATTGATTAAATCAATTGATCAAGGAAAATTAGCTGCAGGAATGCATACCATTGTTTTAGAAACTTCTGATATTGATGCAGGAGTTTATTTCTATACACTTACTGTTGGCGAACAACAATTGACGAAGAAATTAACTGTAATGAAAAATTAA
- a CDS encoding ATP-binding cassette domain-containing protein has translation MIQINNISKSFSGRKVLNDISFTFQTGKTNMIIGESGSGKTTLLKCMVGLNDINSGEVLFDGRNFYDLDFTGKKEIRKEIGMLFQGGALFDSKTVEENVVFPLSMFTDLSESEKRDRANFCLQRVNLQNANGLYPAELSGGMKKRVAIARAIAVQPKYLFCDEPNSGLDPKTSIVIDNLIKEITDEYGITTVVITHDMNSVIEIGDNIMFIYKGDNWWTGSKEEILKTDNKEVCDFVYATKFMKDLKTKF, from the coding sequence TTGATACAAATTAACAACATATCAAAATCCTTTTCAGGCAGAAAGGTATTGAATGATATATCATTCACGTTTCAAACAGGAAAAACCAACATGATTATTGGCGAGAGTGGTTCCGGGAAAACAACCTTACTTAAATGCATGGTGGGTTTAAATGATATTAACTCCGGAGAGGTATTGTTTGACGGAAGAAATTTTTATGATCTAGATTTTACCGGCAAAAAAGAAATTCGAAAAGAAATCGGAATGTTGTTCCAAGGTGGCGCCTTGTTCGATTCAAAAACGGTTGAGGAAAATGTGGTGTTTCCATTATCGATGTTTACGGATTTATCAGAGAGCGAGAAACGCGACAGAGCAAACTTTTGTTTGCAACGTGTAAATTTACAAAACGCAAACGGATTGTATCCTGCTGAATTAAGCGGAGGGATGAAAAAACGTGTTGCCATTGCCAGAGCGATTGCTGTTCAACCGAAATATTTATTTTGTGATGAACCCAACTCGGGATTAGACCCTAAAACCTCTATTGTTATTGACAATTTAATCAAAGAAATTACGGATGAATATGGGATTACTACAGTAGTAATTACGCACGACATGAATTCTGTAATTGAAATCGGTGATAATATAATGTTTATTTACAAAGGGGATAATTGGTGGACAGGTAGTAAAGAAGAAATATTAAAAACAGATAATAAAGAGGTGTGTGATTTTGTTTATGCTACAAAATTCATGAAAGATTTAAAAACAAAATTTTAA
- a CDS encoding ABC transporter permease has translation MNIFFHFGQYFMLIKRAFGKPEKRSIYRQRIFEEMYSLGIGSLGIVAIISVFMGAVITIQSAFNFESPLIPAYAVGVAVRDSMILEFSPAIVSLILAGKVGSSIASEIGTMRVTEQIDALEIMGINSAGYLIFPKIIASVLFNPVLIVFSMFLGILGGYIFGLMAGVVTDFEYILGITYEFRPYNVVYALIKAAVFAFLIASVPAYHGYYTKGGALEVGRSSTKGVVYTSVLILAFDLILTQVLLV, from the coding sequence ATGAACATCTTTTTTCACTTCGGTCAATATTTCATGCTTATTAAACGCGCATTCGGCAAACCCGAAAAGCGTTCCATTTACCGACAACGGATTTTTGAAGAGATGTATTCTTTAGGTATAGGCTCCTTGGGAATTGTAGCTATCATTTCAGTTTTTATGGGAGCGGTTATTACTATTCAATCTGCTTTCAATTTTGAAAGTCCGCTTATCCCTGCTTATGCTGTTGGAGTTGCTGTTCGTGATTCAATGATTTTAGAGTTTTCCCCGGCCATTGTTAGTTTAATATTAGCCGGAAAAGTAGGTTCAAGCATCGCTTCGGAAATTGGCACGATGCGCGTAACGGAACAAATTGATGCCTTGGAAATAATGGGTATTAATTCGGCAGGATATTTAATATTCCCAAAAATAATCGCTTCCGTTTTATTCAATCCTGTATTGATCGTTTTTTCAATGTTTTTAGGAATTTTAGGTGGTTACATTTTCGGTTTAATGGCTGGTGTAGTTACCGATTTTGAGTACATACTTGGTATCACTTACGAATTCCGACCATACAATGTTGTTTACGCCTTAATCAAGGCAGCTGTTTTTGCATTTTTAATTGCCTCTGTTCCGGCATATCATGGATACTATACAAAAGGCGGAGCACTTGAAGTAGGTCGTTCCAGTACAAAAGGCGTAGTTTATACCAGTGTACTCATTTTGGCATTCGATTTAATTTTAACCCAGGTTTTATTAGTTTGA
- a CDS encoding ferrous iron transport protein A, whose translation MIKPLKNLAELKIGQSAIIDSFTDKEMALKLLEMGCTPGEIVKLDRIAPLGDPIAISVSGYLLSLRKAEASTVLVSPIITE comes from the coding sequence ATGATAAAGCCCTTGAAAAATTTAGCTGAATTAAAAATAGGTCAAAGTGCCATCATCGATTCGTTTACCGATAAAGAAATGGCTTTGAAATTATTGGAGATGGGTTGTACTCCGGGTGAGATTGTTAAACTCGACCGTATTGCCCCACTCGGGGATCCAATTGCCATATCTGTGTCCGGCTACTTATTAAGCTTGCGTAAAGCGGAAGCTTCCACCGTTCTTGTCTCACCTATTATTACTGAATAA
- the feoB gene encoding ferrous iron transport protein B produces MKVALVGNPNSGKSTLFNALTGLHQKTGNFPGVTVDKKSGFAKLNEIVTAEFVDLPGTYSLYPKSLDERVAFEVLCNKENPDHPDVTIIVADASNLKRNLFLVSQIIDLKIPVILALNMMDMVEKEGDIIDAIRLSEKLGVKVLGLSARNKDGVEVLKQALLQPLSVPQYDFIDIKKIAPEAIEKVKTVVKVKSDFEAFQIVNNLSDISYLHNVELQIKITDALNTLIVDTNKLQSLESVERYKVINRIVEECITHKSAIKTESFTHKLDSVLTHRIWGYAIFLVVLFFIFQTIFFLASFPMEWIESLFVMISELASDVLPKGELSNLIVNGIIAGLSGVVVFVPQIALLFAFIAILEDTGYMARVSFIMDKLMRRFGLNGRSVIPLISGVACAVPAIMSARTISSWKERIITIFVTPLMSCSARLPVYTLLISLVVPQDKNLGFFNYQGLILMALYLIGFVAAIGAAWVLKWILKAKEKSYFIMELPVYRTPQWRTVGLTIYDKVKLFLFDAGKIIVAISIILWFLSAHAPGNKFEEIDKKYQEHSFRGDLNQNEMDAKIASEKLEVSYAGMLGKSIEPAIKPLGFDWKIGISLITSFAAREVFVGTMATIYSAGNTDNTQTIREKMQAEKNPDTGLPKYSIAVGFSLMIFYAFAMQCMSTLAVVYRETKSWKWPTVQFFFMGLLAYVSSFIVYQLLK; encoded by the coding sequence ATTAAGGTTGCCCTTGTTGGAAATCCTAATAGTGGTAAGTCTACGCTCTTTAACGCCCTTACTGGTTTACATCAAAAAACGGGAAACTTCCCCGGTGTTACAGTAGATAAAAAGTCGGGTTTCGCAAAACTCAATGAAATTGTTACTGCTGAATTCGTTGATTTGCCGGGAACGTATAGTTTGTATCCTAAATCGCTTGATGAACGCGTTGCGTTTGAAGTGCTTTGTAACAAAGAAAATCCGGACCATCCGGATGTTACGATTATTGTTGCAGATGCCAGTAATCTAAAACGCAATTTGTTTTTGGTTTCCCAAATCATTGATTTAAAAATTCCTGTAATTCTTGCACTCAACATGATGGACATGGTGGAGAAGGAAGGAGATATTATCGATGCCATTCGTTTGTCAGAAAAGCTCGGTGTGAAAGTTTTGGGATTAAGTGCCAGAAACAAGGATGGTGTGGAGGTGTTGAAGCAAGCTCTGTTACAACCCCTGTCGGTTCCGCAATACGATTTTATCGACATCAAAAAAATTGCGCCTGAAGCAATTGAAAAAGTGAAAACGGTGGTAAAAGTGAAAAGCGATTTCGAGGCTTTTCAAATCGTCAATAATCTTTCGGATATCAGTTATTTGCACAATGTTGAATTGCAAATCAAAATTACCGATGCACTAAATACACTTATTGTTGATACCAATAAACTTCAGTCGCTTGAAAGTGTGGAGCGTTATAAAGTCATCAATCGGATTGTTGAAGAATGTATCACACATAAATCAGCAATAAAAACCGAATCGTTTACTCATAAATTGGATAGTGTATTAACGCATCGTATCTGGGGATATGCTATTTTCTTAGTGGTATTGTTTTTTATTTTTCAAACCATTTTCTTTCTTGCTTCTTTTCCTATGGAGTGGATTGAAAGTTTGTTTGTGATGATTTCTGAATTAGCTTCGGATGTACTTCCCAAAGGTGAACTTAGTAATTTAATTGTGAACGGAATTATTGCCGGGTTAAGTGGAGTAGTGGTGTTTGTGCCGCAAATAGCATTGTTGTTTGCATTTATCGCTATTTTAGAAGATACAGGATACATGGCACGTGTCAGCTTTATTATGGATAAGTTGATGCGGAGGTTTGGGTTAAACGGACGGTCGGTAATTCCATTGATAAGTGGAGTTGCTTGTGCCGTGCCGGCTATCATGAGCGCTCGTACCATCAGCAGTTGGAAAGAGCGCATTATTACCATTTTTGTAACACCTTTAATGAGCTGTTCTGCGCGACTACCAGTGTATACATTATTAATTTCTTTGGTTGTTCCTCAGGATAAGAACCTTGGCTTTTTTAATTATCAAGGCTTGATTTTAATGGCTTTGTACTTGATTGGATTTGTTGCAGCGATAGGGGCTGCATGGGTCTTGAAATGGATTTTAAAAGCGAAAGAAAAAAGTTATTTTATTATGGAATTGCCCGTGTATCGTACTCCTCAGTGGCGAACAGTTGGACTCACCATTTACGATAAAGTAAAATTATTTTTGTTTGATGCCGGGAAAATTATTGTTGCTATTTCCATTATACTTTGGTTTTTATCAGCTCATGCTCCCGGAAATAAGTTCGAAGAAATCGACAAAAAATATCAAGAGCATAGCTTCAGAGGTGATTTGAATCAAAATGAGATGGATGCAAAAATTGCTTCTGAAAAACTGGAAGTCTCCTATGCTGGAATGCTCGGAAAATCAATAGAACCGGCTATTAAACCACTTGGGTTTGATTGGAAAATTGGCATTTCGTTGATTACATCATTTGCAGCGAGAGAGGTATTTGTTGGAACCATGGCGACCATTTACAGTGCCGGAAATACCGATAATACACAAACCATTCGCGAGAAAATGCAAGCCGAAAAAAATCCAGATACAGGGTTGCCAAAATATTCCATCGCAGTTGGTTTTTCCTTAATGATTTTTTATGCATTTGCGATGCAATGTATGAGCACACTTGCGGTCGTTTATCGTGAAACAAAAAGTTGGAAATGGCCAACTGTTCAATTCTTTTTCATGGGCCTACTTGCTTATGTTTCTAGCTTTATTGTTTATCAATTGCTGAAGTAA
- a CDS encoding SprT-like domain-containing protein: protein MSQLERNQSILHKYIPEKAVPVISEWIYKFDFKLKIKKSRSSKYGDYRPPFKGENHLITINYDMNKYAFLITLVHEIAHLSTYNKHKNNVKPHGEEWKLHYKLLMQQFLIPDIFPVDIITALRKYMNNPAASSCSDTNLLRILKNYDNREHTVLLEDVPEGAMFTYNDNRHFIKGPQARKRIKCKEVKTNTTYLFNPVTEVLVIQTPLFAENQAKITKN, encoded by the coding sequence GTGAGTCAACTCGAACGCAATCAATCCATCTTACATAAATACATTCCTGAAAAGGCCGTTCCGGTTATTTCCGAATGGATTTATAAATTTGATTTCAAGCTGAAAATAAAAAAAAGTCGATCTTCTAAATACGGAGATTATCGTCCTCCTTTTAAAGGAGAAAATCATTTGATAACGATCAATTACGACATGAATAAGTATGCGTTTTTAATCACACTTGTACATGAAATCGCGCATTTATCTACTTACAATAAGCACAAGAATAATGTAAAGCCGCATGGAGAAGAGTGGAAATTGCATTATAAACTATTAATGCAACAATTTTTAATTCCTGATATTTTCCCTGTGGACATAATCACAGCGTTGCGTAAATACATGAACAATCCTGCTGCATCCAGCTGTTCGGATACAAATTTGTTGCGTATTCTTAAAAACTATGATAATCGCGAACACACCGTCCTTTTGGAAGATGTTCCGGAAGGTGCCATGTTCACGTATAATGATAATCGTCACTTCATTAAAGGTCCTCAAGCCCGTAAAAGAATAAAATGTAAAGAGGTAAAAACGAATACAACCTACCTATTTAACCCTGTTACTGAAGTGTTGGTAATCCAAACACCTTTATTTGCCGAAAATCAGGCAAAAATCACCAAGAATTAA